From Toxorhynchites rutilus septentrionalis strain SRP chromosome 2, ASM2978413v1, whole genome shotgun sequence, a single genomic window includes:
- the LOC129764188 gene encoding uncharacterized protein LOC129764188 gives MEANGPERLQLPNESFTTQKSKRVQLMSVTNQALLHTAVVYIRGSNGELQKCRAVLDSCAMSTFMTTACARRLRLKTFSSNVSVIGFGGTGKKILEATVAQVKSKSSYFSSFAEFLVTPNITSKLPLQMFDIANCNIPEWIDSADPQFNQPAKIDILFGILEWDKMVLSKTYKVGDGLPTLRQTVFGWVAGGQVSQRGNYPVFSEQVWSSEELAAEDHFVSTHRRDKHGRYIVSLPFKNPDVELGDSSHIAHRRFLRLEARLVKDQQLYNDYKEFMQEYMDMGHMKRVGTYNPADPVPEACYFMPHHAVVRPESSTTKVRIVFDASAKTSNGQSLNDQLMVGPTLQPRLIDTLLSFRTYKVAVTCDVSKMFRQIIVREDDRQYQQILWRSAINEEIGIYQLTTVTYGTACAPFLATRTLFQICEDESENFPLAAKFGKGWFYVDDALLGAETEQEVLELREQLIGMLGKAGFDLHKWCSNRVNVLAGLPTVKLEQKVLFSEEGRTKNQTRPRRFLLCSIAESL, from the exons ATGGAAGCGAACGGGCCAGAGCGGCTTCAGCTGCCGAACGAAAGTTTTACTACCCAAAAATCAAAACGAGTACAACTGATGTCTGTTACTAATCAAGCCTTGTTACATACTGCAGTTGTGTACATTCGTGGATCCAACGGTGAACTTCAGAAATGTCGTGCGGTTCTAGATTCCTGTGCTATGTCAACCTTCATGACAACTGCTTGTGCACGTAGATTGCGACTCAAAACATTCTCGTCCAACGTATCAGTTATTGGATTTGGTGGAACAGGAAAGAAAATTCTGGAAGCTACTGTAGCTCAAGTCAAATCGAAGTCGTCATACTTCAGTTCCTTTGCTGAATTTTTAGTGACCCCCAACATAACCAGTAAGCTACCACTACAGATGTTCGACATCGCAAATTGTAACATTCCGGAGTGGATAGATTCTGCTGACCCACAGTTCAATCAACCTGCTAAAATAGACATTCTCTTTGGCATACTTGAGTGGGACAAAATGGTTCTAAGCAAAACATACAAGGTTGGAGATGGGCTGCCTACTTTGAGACAAACTGTCTTTGGATGGGTGGCCGGCGGCCAAGTATCCCAACGCGGCAATTACCCAGTGTT TTCTGAACAAGTTTGGTCGTCTGAAGAGTTAGCCGCTGAAGATCATTTCGTGTCCACTCATCGCCGCGACAAACATGGTCGTTACATCGTGTCATTGCCGTTTAAAAATCCAGACGTAGAATTGGGAGATTCCAGTCATATCGCACATCGTAGATTTCTAAGGCTCGAAGCTCGTCTCGTCAAAGATCAACAATTGTACAACGATTATAAAGAATTTATGCAGGAGTACATGGACATGGGCCATATGAAACGTGTTGGCACCTACAATCCAGCAGATCCCGTACCAGAAGCTTGCTATTTTATGCCCCATCATGCTGTCGTTCGGCCGGAAAGCAGTACAACGAAAGTAAGGATAGTTTTCGATGCCTCTGCGAAAACGAGTAATGGACAGTCGCTGAATGACCAGCTTATGGTAGGCCCAACTCTACAACCGCGTTTGATTGACACTCTGCTCTCGTTTCGAACCTACAAAGTGGCAGTTACGTGTGATGTTTCGAAAATGTTCCGTCAAATTATTGTTCGTGAAGATGATCGTCAATACCAACAAATTCTCTGGAGGAGTGCCATTAACGAGGAAATTGGTATTTACCAGCTTACTACTGTAACTTATGGAACTGCTTGCGCTCCATTTTTGGCTACACGTACACTTTTCCAAATTTGTGAGGACGAAAGCGAGAATTTCCCTCTAGCTGCTAAATTCGGGAAAGGTTGGTTCTATGTTGATGACGCATTGCTTGGAGCCGAAACAGAACAAGAGGTGCTTGAACTAAGAGAACAACTAATCGGAATGCTTGGAAAGGCTGGTTTTGATTTACATAAATGGTGCTCGAATCGAGTGAATGTGTTGGCTGGTCTTCCCACAGTCAAATTAGAACAAAAGGTTCTATTCAGCGAAGAAGGTCGAACCAAAAACCAAACCCGACCAAGACGTTTTCTCCTTTGCAGTATCGCCGAAAGCCTTTAG
- the LOC129764190 gene encoding uncharacterized protein LOC129764190: MNCIRIDRCVLPLAKTNWIQLIGFCDASQKGYGACLYVRSRNEEGELFIQLLCSKSRVAPSKNNRTTIPRLELCGALMLAQLVEQVKTSLPIKFDQIRLWLDSTIVLSWINTCPSKLEIFVSNRVSKIRNATDPACWSHVSTQDNPADLVSRGVMPYELEGVDLWWRGPSFLKKPEDTWSEGVKLVPEEFVPELMAITAMPVVVERFRLFDDCSEYYIMVRVVARIKRMFQNYNAKFRRNGIFSAEEIRQAKLVLVRLAQRECFPEVFKELKNQVTTRNQSLRTLSPFVDNRGVIRVGGRLSKSCCSFDTKHQMILPARHPLTTAVIRAVHKINLHAGVHTTLCAIRREFWIIRGRSTVKKEIRDCIICFRSAPKLISQYMGDLPACRLEGEYPFLQIGIDFCGPVFVKQRNKRSTVEHKAWIALFICLATKAIHLELVSEMSTAAFLTAFDRFVSRRGKPTTVWTDNGTNFVGAANLFREWEKFFNRQENQNEIQHSQGNSIEWRFNPPEASHFGGIWEANIRQTKALLVKQTGGAALSFEEMSTVLARIEAVLNSRPITQLSDDPEDLEPLTPGNFLIFRPVTAVARPEVKGRNHPRSRFDHITAIVQHFWSRFQLEYISSLQERFKWHKKVAVKIGQLVLVKKDNMPVQKWLLGRITETFAGKDGVVRVVNIKTQNGIMKRAVSKLCFLPIDPDQSLESCTFQRAEDVREN; encoded by the coding sequence atgaattgtatCCGTATCGATCGCTGCGTACTTCCGTTGGCTAAAACAAACTGGATCCAGTTGATAGGATTCTGTGATGCGTCGCAGAAAGGCTATGGGGCCTGCCTATATGTTAGGTCAAGAAACGAGGAAGGTGAACTCTTTATACAATTGCTGTGTTCGAAATCACGTGTTGCACCTTCCAAAAATAATAGAACCACTATACCGCGCTTGGAATTATGTGGCGCCCTTATGCTCGCCCAACTAGTGGAACAAGTCAAAACATCGTTACCAATCAAATTCGATCAAATTAGGCTGTGGTTGGATTCTACAATTGTTTTGAGCTGGATCAATACGTGTCCCAGTAAACTTGAGATTTTTGTTTCGAATCGTGTTTCCAAAATTCGTAATGCCACCGATCCTGCCTGTTGGTCACATGTTAGCACCCAAGATAACCCTGCTGACCTGGTGTCGCGTGGGGTCATGCCATATGAGCTGGAAGGAGTCGATTTATGGTGGCGTGGACCATCATTCCTCAAAAAACCGGAAGATACCTGGTCAGAAGGCGTAAAATTAGTTCCCGAGGAGTTTGTCCCAGAGTTGATGGCCATTACCGCCATGCCTGTGGTGGTGGAAAGATTCCGGCTGTTCGACGACTGCAGCGAGTACTACATCATGGTCCGAGTTGTAGCACGCATTAAGCGTATGTTCCAGAATTATAATGCAAAATTTCGACGAAATGGAATATTTTCGGCTGAAGAAATTCGTCAAGCCAAGCTGGTACTCGTGCGTCTCGCCCAACGAGAATGTTTTCCGGAGGTTTTCAAAGAATTGAAGAATCAAGTAACGACAAGGAATCAATCACTGCGGACGCTTTCCCCATTTGTAGACAACAGAGGCGTCATCAGGGTTGGAGGTCGTCTATCAAAATCATGTTGCTCATTCGACACAAAGCACCAGATGATCTTGCCCGCGAGACACCCGCTTACTACTGCCGTTATTCGTGCTGTGCATAAGATCAATTTACACGCTGGTGTACACACGACTCTGTGTGCCATTCGAAGAGAATTCTGGATTATCCGTGGGAGAAGCaccgtcaaaaaagaaattcgaGATTGTATCATCTGTTTTCGTAGTGCACCTAAACTAATTAGCCAATACATGGGTGACCTGCCAGCTTGCCGCTTAGAAGGAGAGTACCCGTTTCTTCAAATTGGCATCGATTTCTGTGGGCCAGTTTTCGTGAAACAGCGAAATAAACGATCGACTGTGGAGCACAAGGCTTGGATCGCATTATTTATTTGTCTAGCCACAAAAGCGATTCATCTCGAGCTTGTTAGCGAGATGTCTACAGCAGCATTTTTGACCGCTTTCGATCGGTTTGTCAGTCGACGAGGCAAGCCAACAACCGTGTGGACGGACAACGGCACAAATTTTGTCGGGGCCGCAAATCTGTTTCGAGAATGGGAGAAATTTTTTAATCGCCAAGAAAACCAAAACGAGATTCAGCACTCCCAAGGTAACAGCATAGAATGGCGATTCAATCCACCAGAGGCATCACACTTCGGCGGTATATGGGAGGCTAATATTCGGCAGACTAAGGCGCTTCTCGTAAAGCAGACCGGAGGAGCAGCACTCAGTTTCGAAGAGATGTCGACTGTCCTGGCCCGTATAGAAGCTGTTCTCAATTCACGTCCTATAACACAACTGTCCGATGATCCCGAAGACCTGGAACCTCTAACGCCgggtaattttttgattttcagacCGGTAACTGCTGTCGCTCGGCCCGAAGTCAAAGGTCGAAACCATCCAAGGTCACGTTTCGATCACATCACCGCCATCGTTCAGCATTTTTGGTCGCGATTTCAACTAGAGTATATATCTTCGCTACAGGAAAGATTCAAGTGGCACAAGAAAGTTGCTGTAAAAATTGGCCAGCTTGTACTAGTGAAGAAGGACAACATGCCAGTACAGAAGTGGCTGCTTggtcgaatcaccgaaacattTGCTGGTAAGGATGGAGTCGTTCGTGTCGTTAACATCAAAACTCAAAATGGAATCATGAAGCGAGCAGTTTCGAAATTGTGTTTCCTCCCAATCGATCCTGATCAAAGTTTAGAAAGCTGTACCTTTCAACGGGCGGAGGATGTTCGAGAAAATTAA